The DNA window CAGGGGTTTCATCCAGTCGCCCCGGCGCGCCAGGCGTGCAGGGAAGTGCGCAATTCGGCGCCCGCCCAGGCATCGGCACTGGCCGGATCGAGCTTGCGGAACAGGTAGTCGATGCGTTCGCGCGGCGGCACGCGCACCGGTAGCGCCTCGACGCCCTGGCGCGCCAGCGAAGCCAGCATGGCCGGGGTCAGCGTTGTGCCATGCGGCAGCAGCAACTGGCCCTGCGCATCGCGCAGTTCGCCCGCCAGCACCATGCCCGCACGCGCTTGCGCCAGCGGCAGTTTGCCGATCTCCATCGCATCCTCCTCGTCGAGAACCGATCTTACACCAAGCGTTCCACGGCGCGGCGCGGTCCGGCCGGGACCGCAAGCCGGGCGCCCGCTTCGACGTGGCTGACGCATACTGCCGATAAAGGAGGAGTCATGAGCACACAGCGGCAGATTGCCCTGCTACGGGGCGTCAATGTCGGCCGTGCCAAGCGCATCGCCATGGCGGATTTGCGCAAGGTATTGGGCGACCTGGGCTTTTCCGGCGTCCGCACGTTGCTCAACAGTGGCAATGCCGTGTTCGACTGTCCCGCGGCCGACGCGGCACAGTCCGCCTTGCGCATCGAGGAAGCGCTCGTACTGAAGCTTGGCGTGCCCGCACGCGTGACCGTGCTCGATGCGCACCAACTGGCCGAGGTGGTGGCCGCGAACCCGCTGCTGGATCTTGCCTCGGACCCCGCCCGGCTGATGGTCGCCGTGCTCAGCAATCCAGCCGACCGCACCAGGCTGGAAGCGCTGGCACACCAGCAATGGCAGCCGGAGGCGTTCGCGCTGGGGCAATGGGCCGCCTATATATGGTGCAGCGATGGCGTGCTGGCCAGCCGTGCCGCCGCGGCGATGGGCAACCTGCTGGGCGATGCCGTAACGACCCGCAACTGGAGTACCATTACCAAACTACATTCTTTGGCGATGGAAACTTAACTCAGGGGACGGCATGGCGACGAT is part of the Pseudoduganella lutea genome and encodes:
- a CDS encoding DUF1697 domain-containing protein; translation: MSTQRQIALLRGVNVGRAKRIAMADLRKVLGDLGFSGVRTLLNSGNAVFDCPAADAAQSALRIEEALVLKLGVPARVTVLDAHQLAEVVAANPLLDLASDPARLMVAVLSNPADRTRLEALAHQQWQPEAFALGQWAAYIWCSDGVLASRAAAAMGNLLGDAVTTRNWSTITKLHSLAMET